The DNA sequence GCCCTGGCTGCGTGCCCTTGTTCTGGCCGATGATGCTGGCCACCCAGGTATTTCGACAGGGGCAAGAGGTGGTGGACAAGCATCTACGATTTCTGGAAGAAGAAGCCAAGCTGCACGCCATCCAACATCCCCGGATGGCCACCGCCAACCACGAGCGCCTGAAGCTGCGCACGCTGACCCTGCGTGAATATGGCAAGCCCGCTGCCGTGCCCACTCTGGTGGTGGCGCCCTATGCCGGTCACTCTTCGGTGATTGCCGACTATTACCATGGCCAGAGCCTGGTCGAAACGCTCATGGCGCACGGCGTCTCGCATGTGTGTCTGACCGACTGGCACAGCGCCAGCGAAGACATGAAAGACCTGGAGATCGACAACTACCTGGCCGATCTGTGCGTGGTGATCCAGGAGCTGGGTGGTCGCGTCAACCTGGTCGGCCTGTGCCAGGGCGGCTGGATCTCGGCCATGATCGCGGCGCGCTTCCCGCCTATGGTGCAGCGCCTGGTGCTGGCCGGTTCTCCCATCGATGCCGGTGCCGGCGATGGTCCCTTGAAGCAGATGGTGGAGCGCACCCCGATCCGCTTCTACGAAGACCTGGTACGTACCGGCGGCGGACTCATGCGCGGCAGCTTCATGCTACAGGGCTGGAAGAACATGCATCCCGATGAGCACTACTTCACCGAGCACCTGGACCTGTTCCAGCACATCGACGATCCGGTCTACCTGGCCAAGCGCGAGACCTTCTCGGCCTGGTACGAAACCACGGTCGACCTGCCGGGGCGCTGGTATCTCCAGGCCATCCGCAACATCTTCAAGGACAACCTGCTGGCGCGCGGCAAGTATGTGGCGCTGGGCAAGCAGCTTGATCTCAAGGACATCCACTGCCCGCTGTATCTGCTGGCCGGCGAGCGCGACGACATCACCACTGCCGAACAGGTGATGAACGCCGCCACCCTGATGGGCACGCCCGCCACCCACATCACGCAACGCGTGGTGCCGGGCGGGCATATCGGTTTGTTCATGGGAAGCCGCACGCTGGCCGAGACCTGGCCGCAGATTGCGCAGTGGTTGATGGCACCCTTGACGGCGGGTGCCTAGGCACCAGCGTTTTTTTTGCGGGCGGCGGGTTTGCGTGCCGCCTTGCTGGCCGATGGCTGCGCTGGCGTATTCTCTGGCGCCACCACCATGACAGCCGCCTTCAGGAACCAGGCCAGCACCGATTCGGCCGTCTTGCCATCCACGATATGGGGCACGCAGCGGTAGGAGAAACTGACCCCTTCGCATAGCGCCATGAGGCCGATGGCGATCTCGCGCGGCGGGGCAGTGGGCGCGATGCCAGTCACCTGGCAATAGGCCTGTACGAACCGGGTGATCTGGCGGTAGCGCCCTTCCAGGAAGTCGTCGAGCTGCGCACGGAATTTTTCATCGCGCAGCGCCACGATGCGTGCTTCCATCCACAGCAGGCTGCACTGGTCATCGCGATACAGCGCCGAATATTGCGTGGCTAGAGCGTCGCGCAGCGCACCCGGCGCGGTCAGGCCGCCATCAAGCAGACGCTCGAAACCGCGGTCGATAGTTTCCCCCTCGCGGCGCAGCAGCTCGAAGAAGAGCTGCGTCTTGTCATCGAAGTTGGAATAGAAGGCGCCGCGCGAGTAACCGGCAGCAGCGCTGATGTCTTCCACGCTGGTCTGCGCGTATCCCTGTTGCATGAAGACCGCGTGCGCTGCCTCCAGCAGCCTTTCGCGGGTCTGCTCACGGCTTTGCTCGCGGCTGAGTCGTTGGCGTGTCATGGGGCAGGATTCTAGCATCCTTGTATTCAAATACAGTATTGCATCTGAATTCATATGTGAATTAGAATCGCTGAAGTTTGGTAAGGATCACTCTCCAGGATGCGGAACGCCAGACGATCCGACACTCCTTTTCCCGAAAGGAATGCTGTGAAGCCCGTTTTGTTCGTTTCGCCTGTTCTGCCCGCCCGGCGTGTGCCCCTGGCCTTGCTGACCGTGTCCTTTGCGCTGTTGCTGTCGGCCTGCAGCAAGCCGGCCCCGGTGGCCGAGGCGCCGCGCGAAGTGGTGGTATTGCAGGCACAGGAGCGCGGCGGCAGCCTGCCGCTGCAGCTGCCGGCCGAGGTGCAGTCGCGCTATGTGACTTCGTTGTCCTTCCGCGTGGCCGGCCAGTTGGTGGAACGCCGCGTGCACCTGGGTGACGTGGTGCGCCGGGGCCAGGTGCTGGCCCGCCTGGATCCTGCCGACGCCGACCAGAACGCCGTCTCGGCGCGGGCCGAGCTGGCCTCCGCCCGCCAGCATCTGGAGGCGGCCGAAAAACAATTGCAACGCGACACCGAGCAAGCCCACGAACAACTGATCAGTACCCAGCAACTGGAACAAAGCCAGGACGCCCACGCCGCTGCCCTCTCGCAGTTCAAGGCAGCGCAGGCGCGCGCGGCCGTGGCTGGTAACCAGCGCGACTACACTACTCTGGTGGCGCAGCATGATGGCGTCATCAGCGCTGAACAGGCCAATACCGGCGACGTGCTCAGCGCCGGCCAGCCGGTCTATGCGCTGGCGTGGTCGGGGGCGATGGACGTGGTTACCGATGTGGCCGACCGTCAGTTGGCCAGCTTGCAGCCGGGCGCTGCCGCAACCGTCACGCTCGCCGCATTGCCGGGCAAGCATTTCCAGGCGCGGGTGCGCGAAATCAGTCCTGCCGCCGATCCGCAAAGTCGCACCTATCGCGTCAAGCTCACGCTGGAACAGCCCGAGCCCGGCGTGCGCCTGGGCATGATCGGCGAAGTGGCCATCACGCCGCATTCCGATGCCAATGCCGGCCAGGTGATGCTGCTGCCGGCCACTGCCTTGTTCCACCAAGGAGGGAAGCCAGCGGTATGGATCGTCGGTGTCGAAGGCAAGCTGGAACTGCGCCCGGTCATCATCGCCGCCTATGGCGAACGCAGTATTGCCCTCTCGCAAGGGGTGACGGCCAATGACAAGGTGGTGGTGCAAGGCGTGCATACCCTCACGGTGGGCGAGAAGGTCAAGCCGGTGGCGCCGCTGCACGCCGAGGACTTCGCCCTATGAGCGCGCCCGGTCGCTTCAATCTTTCCGCCTGGACCCTGAAGCACCAGGCGCTGGTGACCTTCATCCTGGCGCTGGTGACCTTGCTGGGCATCGGATCGTATTCGCGTCTGTCGCAATCCGAAGATCCACCCTTCACCTTCAAGGTCATGGTGATCCAGACCGATTGGCCGGGCGCCACTGCGCGCCAGGTGCAGGAACAGATCACCGACCGCATCGCCCGCAAGCTGCAGGAAACCCCGGACGTCGATTTCCTGCGCAGCTATTCGCGCCCCGGCCAGTCGCAACTGTTCTTCACCATCAAGGACACGGCGCCAGCCTCGCAGGTGCCGCAGACTTGGTATCAGGTGCGCAAGAAGGTCGGCGACATGGCGGCCACCTTGCCGCAGGGCGTCAAGGGGCCTTATTTCAATGATGAATTCGGCGATGTCTACACCAACATCTACGCACTGGCCGGCGATGGCTTCACGCCCGCGCAACTGCGCGACTATGCCGACCAGTTGCGCGCCGAACTGCTGCACGTGCCGGGCGTGGCCAAGATCGATTACTTCGGCGATCGCCAGGAGCACATCTACATCGACATCGGCAATGCCCGCATGACGCGTCTGGGCATCAGTCCGCAGCAACTGGCCGATGCCATCGGCGGCCAGAATGCGGTGGTGCCGGGCGGGCTCATCACCACCGGCAGTGACCGCGTCTATGTGCGTCCCACCGGCCAGTTCGAGAACCTGCGTGCGCTGGAAGAGAAGATCATCCACATCAACAACCGCAATTTCCGCCTGGGCGATATCGCTACCATCCACCGTGGCTACGATGAGCCGCAGGAACAGGAAATGCGCGCCAACGGCCAGCCGGTGCTGGGCATCGGCGTGACCATGCAACCGGGGGGCGATGTGATCCGCCTGGGTAAGGCGCTGGATGAACGAACTGAACAATTGCGCAAGCGCCTGCCGGCAGGCCTCACGCTGACGGCGGTTTCCAGTATGCCGCACGCAGTGGAAAAATCAGTAGATGAATTTTTGGAAGCAGTGGCCGAGGCGGTGGCCATCGTGCTGGTGGTGAGCCTGCTGTCGCTGGGCATACGCACCGGCATGGTGGTGGTGATCTCGATTCCCATCGTACTGGCGGTTACTGCGCTGTTCATGTACCTGTTCGATATCGGTCTGCACAAGGTGTCGCTGGGCACCCTGGTGCTGGCGCTGGGCCTGCTGGTGGATGACGCCATCATCGCCGTGGAAATGATGGCGGTAAAGCTGGAACAAGGCTGGAACCGTCACCGCGCCGCCGCCTTCGCCTACACCAGCACCGCCTTCCCCATGCTGACCGGCACCCTGGTCACGGTGGCGGGCTTTCTGCCCATCGCCCTGGCCAAGTCCGGTACGGGCGAATACACGCGTTCCATCTTCGAGGTATCGGCCATTGCGCTGCTGCTGTCCTGGCTGGCGGCGGTGGTGCTGATTCCGCTGTTGGGCTATCACATGCTCAAGGAAAAACCGGGTGCATTGAGCGATGAACAGATCGCTGCCCAGCCCCATGCCGGCCATGATGAAGAAGACCACGATCACCCCATCTACCAGACCCGCGTCTACACCCTGCTGCGTCGTGCGGTGGCCTGGTGCGTGGCATTCCGGGGGCGGGTGGTGATCCTCACCACGGTGCTCTTCATCGGTTCGCTGGCCGCTTTCGCGCTGGTGCCGCAGCAATTCTTCCCCAGCTCGGACCGGCCCGAACTGCTGATCGACCTGCGCTTGCCCGAACGCGCCTCGTTTGAAGCCACCCAGCGCGAAACGATCCGCATGGAAGCGCTGTTGAAGGGCCGGCCCCAGATCGACCACTACGTCAGCTTCGTCGGCGTCGGCGCGCCGCGCTTCTACCTACCGCTGGATCAGCAACTGGCCAGCGCCAACTTTGCGCAATTCGTCGTCACTGCCAAATCAGTGGAAGACCGCGAAGCCCTGGCGCGCGCGCTGGAAGAGCCGCTGCGCAAGCAGTTCAGCGGTGCGCGCACACGCCTGACGCGTCTGGAGAATGGCCCGCCGGTGGGCTTCCCGGTGCAGTTTCGCATCAGTGGCGAGCAGATTCCCAAGGTGCGCGCCATTGCCGAACAGGTGGCCGCCGAACTGCGCAAGGAAAGTCGCGCCACCAACATCCAGTTCGACTGGGATGAGCCGGCGCAGCGTTCGGTCTCTTTCGAGATCGATCAGAAGCGGGCCGCTGAACTGGGGTTGAGCAGTCAGCAGATTTCCAACTTCCTGGCCATGCAATTGTCGGGCTTCACGGTCACCCAATATCGCGAACGCGACAAGCTCATCAGCGTCGACCTGCGTGCCCCGCGCAGTGAGCGCGTCGACCCTGCGCGCCTGGCCACCTTGTCCATGCCCACCACCCATGGCCCGGTGCCCCTGGCGACGCTGGGTCGGTTCCACGATACGCTGGAATATGGCGTCATCTGGGAGCGTGACCGCCAGCCCACCATTACTGTCCTGGCCGACGTGCGACCTGGGGTGCAGGGCATCGACGTGACCAATGCCGTCAATCAGAAACTCGATGCCTTGCGTAGCGAACTGCCGGTGGGCTATCGCATCAACGTGGGTGGACCGGTGGAAGAAAACGCCAAGGCGCAATCCTCGATCTCGGCCCAGATGCCGCTGATGGTCATTGCCGTGCTGCTGTTGCTGATGGTGCAGTTGCAAAGCTTCGGTCGCACCCTGATGGTGGTGATGACTGCGCCGCTGGGCTTGATCGGCGTGGTGGCGGCGCTGCTGCTGTTTGGCCAGCCGTTTGGTTTCGTGGCCATGCTGGGCACCATCGCCATGTTAGGCATCATCATGCGCAATTCGGTGATCCTGGTGGATCAGATCGAGCAGGACATCGCCGCCGGCCGCGGTCGCTTCGATGCCATCGTCGGCGCCACCGTGCGGCGTTTCCGGCCGATCACGCTGACCGCTGCGGCGGCCGTGCTGGCGCTCATTCCGCTATTGCGCAGCAACTTCTTCGGGCCGATGGCCACCGCCCTGATGGGCGGCATCACCATCGCCACCATCCTGACCCTGTTCTACCTGCCGGCGCTGTATGCGCTGTGCTATCGGGTCAAGCCGGATGAAACCCATCACCGTGACGCTGTTGCGCAAGGGAGCCACTGATGAGCGCCATGCCATCGATCTTCACCCCCCGCCCGCTGGCGCTGGCTGTGGCCTTGCTGCTGTCGGGCTGCGCGCTGGGCCCCAGCGGCGAGGCACCGGCCATGCCGCAGCCGGCCCATTATGCCGTTGAGAGTACGCCCGCCACCCTCGGGCCACAGGAGGCGCGCCAGAAGTTCGTGCTGGGCCAGCGTGCCGTGCCGCAGTGGTGGCAGGCCTATGGCTCGCCGCAATTGTCGGCATGGGTGGACGAAGCCTTGCGCAACAATCACTCACTGGCCCAAGCCGAGCGCAACCTGGCCGGCGCGCAGCTGCAATTGCGCGCACAGGTCGGTGAATCGCTGTGGCCCACCATCGATGCCGTCGGCCAGACCCAGCGCCAGCGCGCCCTGGGCTTGCCCAACATCGGCCCGTCCACTAATGTCTATAACGTCTTTTCCGGGCAAATCCGCGCCAGCTATACCTTCGACCTGTTCGGCGTGCAGCGCTTCGCCAACTCGGCGTTGGCCGCCCAGGTCGATGCCCAGTCCTACCAGTTCGATGCCGCCCGTCGCACGGTGGCGGCCAATGTGGTCATCAGCGCCATCAACGCCGCCTCGCTGCGCGCCCAGGTCGCGCAGACCGAGCGCCTGGTGGCGCTGGCTGATGCCGATGTGGAGGAGATGCAGCGCCGGCTGGCGCTGGGGGCGGTGTCCACCGACGAGCTCCTGTCCGCACGCGCCTCCGCACAATCATTGCGCGCCAGCCTGCCTGGCCTGAAGGCGCAATGGCAGGGAGCACGTCATGCACTGGCCGTGTTGATGGGACGCACGCCCGATGCCGCGCCGCCAGACCTGGACATCGCCGCATTGACATTGCCCGCAGAAGTGCCATTGACCGTACCTTCGGACCTGCTGCGCCAGCGCCCCGACATCCTGGCCGCCGATGCGGCGTTGAAGGTGGCTGCGGCCCAGCAGGCGGAGGCCATGGCCGAGATGTTTCCCAGCCTGTCCATCAATGCTTCGTTCGGCCAGTCCGGTTTTTCCTGGGCCAAGGCGACCAGTGGCGTCGGGGCGGTGTGGGGGCTGGGTGCTTCGCTGACCCAGCCGTTATTCCATGGCGGCGCCCTGCGCGCCAAGCGGGATGCAGCCAAGGAAGCCTATCTGGCTGCCCAATCCCATTATCGCCAAACCGTGTTGAATGCTTTCCAGAACGTGGCCGATAGCCTGGTTGCGCTGACCCAGGATGCCGATGCCTTGCAGGCATCGGCGGCGGCGCGTACTGCCTCCGAGCAGAGCTGGCGCAATGCGCAACGGCGCGCCCAGCTTGGCGCCTATCCGGCCAGTGCCACACGTGCTGGCGAACGCCAGTATCTCAATGCCCGGCTGGGTGAGATTCGCGCCACCGCCAGCCGCATGAGTGATACGGCGACCTTGTTCCAAGCCATGGGGGTGGGCCTGGAGGCACAGGCCCAGCAGAGCGCAGTCCAGCCCTGATCAACCCTTGCTGGCGCCGAAGGTGAGCCCGGCCACGAACTGCTTCTGCATCACGAAGAACAGGATCACCGAGGGTAGCGCTGCCAGGATGGAACCGGCCGAGACCAGGTTCCAGGCGGTGGTCCACTGCCCGCGCAGAGCCGCTACACCTACCGTGATGGGGGCCACGTCATCGCCCTGGGTCAGCACCAGCGCCCAGAAATAATCGTTCCAGACGAAGGTGAACACCAGCACTGCCAGGGCTGCCAGCGCCGGGCGGATCAGCGGCAGCACGATGCGGTAGAACACGGTCCACTCGCTGGCGCCTTCGATGCGCGCTGCTTCGATCATTTCGAACGGCAACTGCTTGATGAAGTTGCGCAGGAACAGGGTACAGAAGCCGGTCTGCATGGCGATGTGGAACAGCATCATGCCGGTGATGGTATTGAACAGACCCAGCGACAGCGTCAGGTCGCGCACCGGGATCATCAGGATCTGCTGCGGCACGAAGTTGCAGGCCACGAAGGTGGCGAAGAGGATCGTATTGCCGCGGAACTGGTAGGTCGATAGTGCAAAGCCGGCCATGGCTGCCAACGCGATGGCGCCCACCACCGAGGGAATGGTGATGAGGCAGCTATTCCAGAAGTAATGCAACATGGGCGAGCCGGTCAGGGCTTCGCGGTAATTCTCCAGCATCGCGAAGTCCTGCGGCCAGCCCCAGTAGTTGCCGGCCATCAGTTCGTCATTGGAGCGCATCGAGGTCACCAGTGCGGTCAGCATCGGCAACAGCCAGATCAGCAGCGCCACCGGCAGCGAGGCGCGATACAGCACGCGGTTGAGCGGCTTCCATTTTTCTATCGGCATGGGAAACATGGCGATCCCTCTTTTCTTCGTTAGCGTTCGGCGCGCAGCATACGGCGCAGTTGATAGACGATGTAGACCAGCATGATGGCAAAGAGGGTCACCGCCACCGCCGCCGAATAGCCTTGGCGGTAATACTTGATGGCCTGGTCGTAGGCGTAGTAGGCCAGCACGGTGGAACTCTCGTAAGGGCCGCCGCTGGTCATCACCGAGATCAGGTCGAAGCTGCGCAGGGCACCGATGATGCTGACCACGAAGGCCATGAAGGTGGTCGAGCGCAATTGCGGCAGGATCACGTAACGCAGCATGGACCAGCCACGCGCGCCTTCCATGCGGGCCGCTTCCACCTGGTCATGGTTGAGCGCGGTCAGGCCGGTGAGATAGAGGATCATGCAATAGGCGGTTTGC is a window from the Herbaspirillum rubrisubalbicans genome containing:
- a CDS encoding efflux transporter outer membrane subunit, which produces MSAMPSIFTPRPLALAVALLLSGCALGPSGEAPAMPQPAHYAVESTPATLGPQEARQKFVLGQRAVPQWWQAYGSPQLSAWVDEALRNNHSLAQAERNLAGAQLQLRAQVGESLWPTIDAVGQTQRQRALGLPNIGPSTNVYNVFSGQIRASYTFDLFGVQRFANSALAAQVDAQSYQFDAARRTVAANVVISAINAASLRAQVAQTERLVALADADVEEMQRRLALGAVSTDELLSARASAQSLRASLPGLKAQWQGARHALAVLMGRTPDAAPPDLDIAALTLPAEVPLTVPSDLLRQRPDILAADAALKVAAAQQAEAMAEMFPSLSINASFGQSGFSWAKATSGVGAVWGLGASLTQPLFHGGALRAKRDAAKEAYLAAQSHYRQTVLNAFQNVADSLVALTQDADALQASAAARTASEQSWRNAQRRAQLGAYPASATRAGERQYLNARLGEIRATASRMSDTATLFQAMGVGLEAQAQQSAVQP
- a CDS encoding alpha/beta fold hydrolase produces the protein MTTSSASHTGPAPHDAAAVSPGCVPLFWPMMLATQVFRQGQEVVDKHLRFLEEEAKLHAIQHPRMATANHERLKLRTLTLREYGKPAAVPTLVVAPYAGHSSVIADYYHGQSLVETLMAHGVSHVCLTDWHSASEDMKDLEIDNYLADLCVVIQELGGRVNLVGLCQGGWISAMIAARFPPMVQRLVLAGSPIDAGAGDGPLKQMVERTPIRFYEDLVRTGGGLMRGSFMLQGWKNMHPDEHYFTEHLDLFQHIDDPVYLAKRETFSAWYETTVDLPGRWYLQAIRNIFKDNLLARGKYVALGKQLDLKDIHCPLYLLAGERDDITTAEQVMNAATLMGTPATHITQRVVPGGHIGLFMGSRTLAETWPQIAQWLMAPLTAGA
- a CDS encoding efflux RND transporter periplasmic adaptor subunit, with the translated sequence MLTVSFALLLSACSKPAPVAEAPREVVVLQAQERGGSLPLQLPAEVQSRYVTSLSFRVAGQLVERRVHLGDVVRRGQVLARLDPADADQNAVSARAELASARQHLEAAEKQLQRDTEQAHEQLISTQQLEQSQDAHAAALSQFKAAQARAAVAGNQRDYTTLVAQHDGVISAEQANTGDVLSAGQPVYALAWSGAMDVVTDVADRQLASLQPGAAATVTLAALPGKHFQARVREISPAADPQSRTYRVKLTLEQPEPGVRLGMIGEVAITPHSDANAGQVMLLPATALFHQGGKPAVWIVGVEGKLELRPVIIAAYGERSIALSQGVTANDKVVVQGVHTLTVGEKVKPVAPLHAEDFAL
- a CDS encoding TetR/AcrR family transcriptional regulator, with protein sequence MTRQRLSREQSREQTRERLLEAAHAVFMQQGYAQTSVEDISAAAGYSRGAFYSNFDDKTQLFFELLRREGETIDRGFERLLDGGLTAPGALRDALATQYSALYRDDQCSLLWMEARIVALRDEKFRAQLDDFLEGRYRQITRFVQAYCQVTGIAPTAPPREIAIGLMALCEGVSFSYRCVPHIVDGKTAESVLAWFLKAAVMVVAPENTPAQPSASKAARKPAARKKNAGA
- a CDS encoding carbohydrate ABC transporter permease is translated as MFPMPIEKWKPLNRVLYRASLPVALLIWLLPMLTALVTSMRSNDELMAGNYWGWPQDFAMLENYREALTGSPMLHYFWNSCLITIPSVVGAIALAAMAGFALSTYQFRGNTILFATFVACNFVPQQILMIPVRDLTLSLGLFNTITGMMLFHIAMQTGFCTLFLRNFIKQLPFEMIEAARIEGASEWTVFYRIVLPLIRPALAALAVLVFTFVWNDYFWALVLTQGDDVAPITVGVAALRGQWTTAWNLVSAGSILAALPSVILFFVMQKQFVAGLTFGASKG
- a CDS encoding efflux RND transporter permease subunit translates to MSAPGRFNLSAWTLKHQALVTFILALVTLLGIGSYSRLSQSEDPPFTFKVMVIQTDWPGATARQVQEQITDRIARKLQETPDVDFLRSYSRPGQSQLFFTIKDTAPASQVPQTWYQVRKKVGDMAATLPQGVKGPYFNDEFGDVYTNIYALAGDGFTPAQLRDYADQLRAELLHVPGVAKIDYFGDRQEHIYIDIGNARMTRLGISPQQLADAIGGQNAVVPGGLITTGSDRVYVRPTGQFENLRALEEKIIHINNRNFRLGDIATIHRGYDEPQEQEMRANGQPVLGIGVTMQPGGDVIRLGKALDERTEQLRKRLPAGLTLTAVSSMPHAVEKSVDEFLEAVAEAVAIVLVVSLLSLGIRTGMVVVISIPIVLAVTALFMYLFDIGLHKVSLGTLVLALGLLVDDAIIAVEMMAVKLEQGWNRHRAAAFAYTSTAFPMLTGTLVTVAGFLPIALAKSGTGEYTRSIFEVSAIALLLSWLAAVVLIPLLGYHMLKEKPGALSDEQIAAQPHAGHDEEDHDHPIYQTRVYTLLRRAVAWCVAFRGRVVILTTVLFIGSLAAFALVPQQFFPSSDRPELLIDLRLPERASFEATQRETIRMEALLKGRPQIDHYVSFVGVGAPRFYLPLDQQLASANFAQFVVTAKSVEDREALARALEEPLRKQFSGARTRLTRLENGPPVGFPVQFRISGEQIPKVRAIAEQVAAELRKESRATNIQFDWDEPAQRSVSFEIDQKRAAELGLSSQQISNFLAMQLSGFTVTQYRERDKLISVDLRAPRSERVDPARLATLSMPTTHGPVPLATLGRFHDTLEYGVIWERDRQPTITVLADVRPGVQGIDVTNAVNQKLDALRSELPVGYRINVGGPVEENAKAQSSISAQMPLMVIAVLLLLMVQLQSFGRTLMVVMTAPLGLIGVVAALLLFGQPFGFVAMLGTIAMLGIIMRNSVILVDQIEQDIAAGRGRFDAIVGATVRRFRPITLTAAAAVLALIPLLRSNFFGPMATALMGGITIATILTLFYLPALYALCYRVKPDETHHRDAVAQGSH